CGGCACGGGTGACGACGGATCCCGATGTTCTGGCTTTGATGTCGGTGCAGGAGCGTTTGCCGCGCGTGGCGATAATTGTGACGGTACAGGAAATGTACCTGCATTGCGCAAAAGCCTTCCGCCGGTCCGATCTCTGGAATCCCGAGGCCCGGCAGGACCGTGGTGAAATGCCGTCTTTGTCCAAGATGATCATGGATCAAACAGTCGGCGCACCGGAAGATCCCGAAGCCATGGCAGAAATCGACGAGAAGCTGGAGGAAGGCTACAAGGCGTCGATGTATTGAGGACAGCATGACCGAGACTGAACTGCATATGCTTTGTGGCAAACCCGCCGCCGGTAAATCGACCTTATGTGCCGAACTGTCGCGTGCTGCGGGGACCGTTGTCATTTCGGAGGATGCCTGGCTCGCTGCGTTGTTTGGCGACCAGATGTCTTCCATTGCCGATTTTGTGCGTTGCTCGCAAAAAGTCCGTGAAGTCGCTGGTCCGCATGTTGTTGACTTGCTCAAGGCCGGTGTGAATGTGGTGCTGGATTTTCAGGCAAACACGCTGGAAAGCCGCGCATGGATGGCGGGGTTGGCGCGGCAAGCGCAGGCACGAGCGACGTTGCATCACCTCGACGTGCCCGACGAGGTCTGTAAGGCGCGCCTGCGGGCTCGCAACGCTTCTGGCAAACATCCGTTTTCGGTGAGCGAGGCGCAATTTGACCAGATCGTCGCGCATTTTGTTGCGCCGGATGCTGCCGAAGGGTTCACCGTTCAGGTGCATCATCCATAGGCAACTTTCGCGATTGACGTTTGGTAAGTTTTGCTCTGACACGCATAAGCTGTGCGCGTGAAAGGTTTTGATAACCACTGTGCCATAGACCCTTTGTGAACGCTTGTTCAGCCGCGATCACTCGGGAGGCCCACATGAACCGGAAACTCTCTCTGGACGTTTTATCTGTGACAGATGCGATCCAGATTTCCATATTCATTCTGGAAGTGGCTGAGGACGGGTTGCCCCGATACGTGAGCATCAACGACGTGGGGCTTGGCTGGATCGGACACGAGCTTGACGACATTGTAGGCAAGACCGCGCTGGAGATTTACGGTGGCGTGGCAGGGCAGCGCGCGCTTGACCAACACGTTGCAGTCATCGAAGCGGGGCACCCAGTCTGTTACGAGGTGACCATTCCATTTGCGCAGAAGCTGGGATTGTTGCGGTCAACGCTGACACCGTTTTTCGACGGGGAAGGCAATGTCACGCATTTGGTGGGTTCTTCGCTTGATGTGACGTCTGAAAAGGAACGTGACACTGCGCTGGAACTGACCAAACTTGCCAAGGAAGAAGCAGAAGAAGCCAGCCGCGCCAAGGAGCGGTTCCTTGCAAACATGAGCCACGAAATCCGGACGCCGATGAATGGCATCATGGGGATGTGCGAGTTGCTGCGTGAAACCCCGCTCAGCGCGAGGCAGTCACTGTTTGCGGACACGATTTTCAATTCGGCGAACGCGCTTTTGGATATCATCAATGACGTTCTGGACTACTCGAAAATCCAGTCTGAGAAGATCACACTTCAGGAAGCGCCCTTTTCGCTGGAGGCGCTTGCGGCAGAAACCGGAATGCTGCTGCGTCCGCAAGCTGACGCCAAAGATGTCACGCTTGATGTGCGATACGACGGAAAGGCGCCCGGAGAATTCATAGGTGACAGCAGCCGCATGCGGCAGATCCTGATTAACCTGATCGGCAATGCCGTAAAATTTACGCAGAACGGGCGCGTTGACGTTGCCGTGACGCACGAGCCGTCCCCTTTGGGCAGGCCCCTGCGCATCGTGATTTCGGATACTGGTCCGGGCATTCCGCTGGAGGACCAAGAGCGGATATTCGCGGCTTTTGAGCAGGTGGATACGCCCGCGGAACAACCCGAAGAAGGGACAGGTCTGGGGCTGGCGATCACCCGTGCTCTGGTGGAGCGCATGGGGGGCAGAATCGAGGTGGACAGTAAACCGGGGGCTGGTGCGACCTTCACGGTGTCGCTTGATTTGCCGGTTTTTCAGGAAAAGGGCTCAGCCGCAAAAGCCGGTCCGTCCAGAACGGAAAGTGCGAAAGCGGCGTTGAGACGCCGGTTCGCGCGGCCAGCCAAAAAGGATTTGGCCGGGCTCAGAATACTTGTGGCCGAAGACAACCGCACAAATCAGTTGGTTGTTCGCAAAATGCTGGAGCGGACCGGCGCGGAAATCCACATTGCAGAGAACGGTCAAGCGGCGGTCGAGGCGTACAAAACCAGCGATTGCGATCTTGTATTGATGGACCTGTCAATGCCGGTCATGGGTGGGCTCGAAGCCACCCGATTGATTAGGCAACACGAGCGCGATACCGGCGTGTCGCAAAGACGGATTGTGGCGCTGACGGCCAACGCCCAGCCTGCAGACGCGGAAGCGTGTCTTGAGGCGGGCATGAACGACTTTCTGAGCAAGCCGTTCCGCAAGGATGACCTGATGGAGGTGCTGCGGGCGAGTGCTTAGGCATTTACCTCGTTTCCCCCGCAGTTGACGAACTGCGTCATTGGCAAGCTATACTCGGTTCATTACCTGAACCGGAGTATTTAGCCATGAAGTTTATTGCGGCATTAACCCTCGCGGCAGCTGGAGTAGTCGGGGCGGTCGGAGCCGCTGCGGCGCAAGAGAAACCCAATATTGTTTTCATATTTCTGGACAATTTCGGCTGGGGTGAGCCGGGGTTCAATGGTGGCGGCATCATTCGTGGGACACCGACTCCGGAAATGGATGCGCTGGCCGAGGAAGGATTGCGCCTGACCAATTTCAACGTCGAAAGCCAGTGTACACCCTCCCGCGCCGCGACAATGACCGGTCGCTATGGTGTGCGCAGCGGCAATCATACAGTTCCGCTTGGTGGTGGTGTTTACGGGCTTACCCAATGGGAAATCACCATGGCGGAAATGCTCAAGGACGCAGGCTACAACACGGCGATGTACGGCAAGTGGCACCTCGGCTGGTCCGAAGGACGGTATCCGACCAATCAGGGATTTGACGAATTCTACGGTGTCGAGACAACAGACGTGACGGTCTGGAGTACCCTCGCGGGATTTGCGGAAGCTGATCTGGAAGAGCCTGTGGTCATGCAGGGCGTCGCGGGTGAGCCAGCCACCGTGGCAAGAGACTATGATCTGGAATACCGTGCTCTGATTGATGGCGATCTTACTGAAAAAGCGATCAGCTATATCAACGCAAAAAGCCAGGAGGACGATCCGTTTTTTGTCTATCTGGCCTACACGCAGACGCACTATCCGAACCTCGCGCACCCTGAGTTTGACGGCGCTACCGGCAAAGGTGTCTGGGCCGATATTCTGTTGCAGGTCGATACCTATGTGGGCCGGATCAATCAGGCGTTGGCGGATGCTGGCGTAGAAGACAACACGGTGGTTATCTTCACGGCGGACAACGGTCCGGAAGCAACAAGCATAGGCAGTTCAAATGTATCGCCGGTGCCCATGGTTCAAGGCAATGCAGGTCCTTGGCGTGGAACACTTTTTACCAGTCTGGAAGGCAGTATGCGCGTGCCGTTTGCCATCAAGTGGCCGGGTAAAATTCCAGCGGGATCGGAAAGCAACGAAGTGGTTCACTCTATGGACCTGTTCCCGACACTGGCGGCTTTTGCCGGAGGAGAGGTGCCTACGGACCGCGCTTTCGACGGCATAGATCAATCGGACTTTTTTCTTGGGGCGCAGAGCAACTCGAACCGTGAAGGCGTGATTGTGTATATGGGAGACCAGATTTTCGGCGTGAAATGGCAGGACTGGAAAGTCATGTTCAAAGAAAACGCCTCTATCTTTGATGAGACGCAGACGTTTGACACGCCGCGGGTCTACAATCTGCTAAATGACCCGAACGAACGGGAGAGCGTTTTGTTCCCGCATACCTGGGCGGCGGAGAAAGCGCTGCCCCAGTTGTTGGAGCATGCGGCGTCGTTCAAGAAGTACCCGCCAATTCCGCCGGGCACTCCGGATCCATATGTGCCGCCGGCGATGGAATAAACGCTGCCCCCCGACGCAATGTCGGGGGTCTTTGGCACACCGAATGTGTCCCGTCACGACTCGTTGTTAGGAGACAGTTCCGGCAATAGCTTTGCCTTGAGCTTTGGTTCGAGAGGTAGAGCAGCGATCAGCTGGCTTGGGTTGGCACCCAATTCATTGAGCCGATCCATAGCGCCTTGTTTTTGGCGTTCATTTCCCGCCGATCCGTGGATGGCCGCCAAGAGCGCCCACTCGATGGCGACATCGCGAGCGTCCAGATTATCTACCAATTTCGAGGCTGACTGGAA
This genomic window from Shimia isoporae contains:
- a CDS encoding AAA family ATPase, whose amino-acid sequence is MTETELHMLCGKPAAGKSTLCAELSRAAGTVVISEDAWLAALFGDQMSSIADFVRCSQKVREVAGPHVVDLLKAGVNVVLDFQANTLESRAWMAGLARQAQARATLHHLDVPDEVCKARLRARNASGKHPFSVSEAQFDQIVAHFVAPDAAEGFTVQVHHP
- a CDS encoding ATP-binding protein, which encodes MNRKLSLDVLSVTDAIQISIFILEVAEDGLPRYVSINDVGLGWIGHELDDIVGKTALEIYGGVAGQRALDQHVAVIEAGHPVCYEVTIPFAQKLGLLRSTLTPFFDGEGNVTHLVGSSLDVTSEKERDTALELTKLAKEEAEEASRAKERFLANMSHEIRTPMNGIMGMCELLRETPLSARQSLFADTIFNSANALLDIINDVLDYSKIQSEKITLQEAPFSLEALAAETGMLLRPQADAKDVTLDVRYDGKAPGEFIGDSSRMRQILINLIGNAVKFTQNGRVDVAVTHEPSPLGRPLRIVISDTGPGIPLEDQERIFAAFEQVDTPAEQPEEGTGLGLAITRALVERMGGRIEVDSKPGAGATFTVSLDLPVFQEKGSAAKAGPSRTESAKAALRRRFARPAKKDLAGLRILVAEDNRTNQLVVRKMLERTGAEIHIAENGQAAVEAYKTSDCDLVLMDLSMPVMGGLEATRLIRQHERDTGVSQRRIVALTANAQPADAEACLEAGMNDFLSKPFRKDDLMEVLRASA
- a CDS encoding arylsulfatase, encoding MKFIAALTLAAAGVVGAVGAAAAQEKPNIVFIFLDNFGWGEPGFNGGGIIRGTPTPEMDALAEEGLRLTNFNVESQCTPSRAATMTGRYGVRSGNHTVPLGGGVYGLTQWEITMAEMLKDAGYNTAMYGKWHLGWSEGRYPTNQGFDEFYGVETTDVTVWSTLAGFAEADLEEPVVMQGVAGEPATVARDYDLEYRALIDGDLTEKAISYINAKSQEDDPFFVYLAYTQTHYPNLAHPEFDGATGKGVWADILLQVDTYVGRINQALADAGVEDNTVVIFTADNGPEATSIGSSNVSPVPMVQGNAGPWRGTLFTSLEGSMRVPFAIKWPGKIPAGSESNEVVHSMDLFPTLAAFAGGEVPTDRAFDGIDQSDFFLGAQSNSNREGVIVYMGDQIFGVKWQDWKVMFKENASIFDETQTFDTPRVYNLLNDPNERESVLFPHTWAAEKALPQLLEHAASFKKYPPIPPGTPDPYVPPAME